The Sphingosinicella humi genome has a window encoding:
- a CDS encoding TIGR02186 family protein, with the protein MRALALLLALPLSLGAAEPLLVPDVSQREIQIQYSFTGAELLLFGAIIYPGGVVPEDPADIAVVVKGPTQPIIVREKQKVAGIWMNVESERFRSAPSFYAVASSSPLSELVDERIAAIYELGLEYIQLSPGAGATPEEQQRFEDGLVDLMRRQQLYYEKPDGVEITGGVLYRARINIPARVPVGTYTAETFLIQDGRVMAAAVREIEIEKLGFERFVAESAEEWSLAYGLVAVLVSLFLGWVGSALFRRK; encoded by the coding sequence ATGCGGGCTCTCGCGCTGCTGCTCGCGCTGCCTCTGTCGCTCGGCGCCGCCGAGCCGCTGCTGGTGCCCGACGTGTCGCAGCGGGAAATCCAGATCCAATATTCCTTCACCGGCGCTGAGCTGCTGCTGTTCGGCGCGATCATCTATCCCGGTGGCGTCGTGCCGGAGGATCCGGCGGACATCGCCGTCGTCGTGAAGGGGCCGACCCAGCCGATCATCGTGCGCGAGAAGCAGAAGGTTGCCGGCATCTGGATGAATGTCGAGAGCGAGCGCTTCCGCTCCGCGCCCTCCTTCTATGCCGTGGCTTCGTCGAGCCCCTTGTCGGAGCTGGTCGACGAGCGAATAGCCGCCATCTACGAGCTCGGCCTCGAATATATCCAGCTCTCCCCCGGGGCGGGGGCCACGCCCGAGGAGCAGCAGCGCTTCGAGGACGGGCTGGTCGATCTGATGCGGCGTCAGCAGCTCTATTACGAGAAGCCCGACGGGGTCGAGATCACCGGCGGCGTCCTCTACCGTGCCCGCATCAATATCCCCGCGCGCGTTCCGGTCGGCACCTACACCGCCGAGACTTTCCTCATACAGGATGGGCGCGTGATGGCGGCGGCGGTGCGCGAGATCGAGATAGAGAAGCTCGGCTTCGAGCGGTTCGTCGCGGAGTCGGCGGAGGAATGGTCGCTCGCCTACGGGCTCGTCGCCGTGCTCGTCTCGCTCTTTCTCGGCTGGGTCGGCAGCGCGCTCTTCCGCCGCAAGTGA
- a CDS encoding ATP-binding protein encodes MTDMMNFHDVPREDQPMAMTRPVPAAAPAPTAGRHEAIGSVVEVTGGGARARVIGRRLRELAADADPSIAMSGQVGSQVKLESGGRWLVANVRTLRVTDEEGDVVVADIDFLGEGDQDPATGRIVNFKRGITGYPVPGDRVFPVSGSDLKQMFSADERPHIEIGTVYPTKDVRGSLYIDALLGKHFALLGSTGTGKSTSAALIMHRICDMAPEGHIVMIDPHGEYSAAFKGHGELFNVDNLAMPYWLMNFEEHCEVIITSTGADRQRDSDILAKCLLLARSKNRAAEGITKLTVDSPIPYTLSDLTTAITNEMGLLNKATDTAPYMRLKTKIDELKADPRYSFMFSGMLVADSMGAFISKIFRLPAKGKPISIVDVSGVPSDIVSVVVAVLSRLVFDYAIWSRNELQRPVLLVCEEAHRYVPADKTSSGQAVRKILERIAKEGRKYGVSLGLITQRPSDLAEGVLSQCGTIIAMRLNNDRDQAFVKSAMPEGARGFLDVIPALRNRECIVCGEGVSIPIRVAFDDLERDRRPASSDPAFSELWKQSGDEETMVARVVKRWRAQGR; translated from the coding sequence ATGACCGATATGATGAACTTTCATGACGTGCCCCGTGAAGACCAGCCGATGGCGATGACGAGGCCGGTGCCGGCGGCCGCTCCGGCGCCGACTGCCGGACGGCATGAAGCGATCGGCTCCGTCGTGGAGGTGACGGGTGGCGGCGCGCGCGCCCGGGTTATCGGACGACGGCTGCGCGAACTCGCGGCGGATGCCGATCCCAGCATCGCCATGTCCGGCCAGGTCGGCAGCCAGGTGAAGCTCGAATCGGGCGGCCGCTGGCTGGTCGCCAACGTCCGCACCCTTCGCGTGACGGACGAGGAGGGGGATGTCGTCGTCGCCGACATCGATTTCCTCGGCGAGGGCGACCAGGACCCTGCAACCGGCCGGATCGTCAACTTCAAGCGCGGCATTACCGGCTATCCGGTCCCCGGCGACCGCGTCTTCCCGGTGTCGGGAAGCGACCTCAAGCAGATGTTCTCGGCCGACGAGCGGCCGCATATCGAGATCGGCACCGTCTATCCGACCAAGGACGTGCGCGGCTCGCTCTATATCGACGCGCTGCTCGGCAAGCATTTCGCCCTGTTGGGCTCGACCGGCACCGGTAAGTCAACTTCGGCCGCGCTCATCATGCACCGTATCTGCGACATGGCGCCCGAAGGCCATATCGTCATGATCGATCCCCACGGCGAATATTCGGCGGCGTTCAAGGGCCATGGCGAGCTGTTCAACGTCGACAATCTGGCCATGCCCTACTGGCTGATGAACTTCGAGGAACATTGCGAGGTGATCATCACCTCGACCGGAGCCGACCGGCAGCGCGACAGTGACATCCTGGCCAAATGCCTGTTGCTCGCGCGCTCCAAGAACCGCGCCGCGGAGGGCATCACCAAGCTCACGGTCGATTCGCCCATTCCCTACACGCTGTCGGACCTCACAACCGCCATCACCAACGAGATGGGGCTCTTGAACAAGGCGACCGACACCGCGCCTTACATGCGGCTCAAGACCAAGATCGACGAGCTCAAGGCCGATCCGCGCTACAGCTTCATGTTTTCGGGCATGCTCGTCGCCGACAGCATGGGCGCCTTCATCTCCAAGATCTTCCGCCTGCCGGCCAAGGGCAAGCCGATCTCCATCGTCGATGTCTCGGGCGTTCCCTCGGACATCGTCTCGGTCGTGGTGGCCGTGCTGTCGCGGCTGGTGTTCGATTACGCCATCTGGTCGCGCAACGAGCTGCAGCGGCCCGTCCTCCTGGTCTGCGAAGAGGCGCACCGCTACGTCCCCGCCGACAAGACTTCGAGCGGCCAGGCGGTGCGCAAGATCCTCGAGCGGATTGCCAAGGAAGGCCGTAAATATGGCGTGTCGCTGGGCCTCATCACGCAGCGGCCGTCCGATCTGGCCGAGGGCGTGCTCTCGCAGTGCGGCACGATCATCGCCATGCGCCTCAACAACGATCGCGACCAGGCCTTCGTGAAAAGCGCCATGCCGGAAGGCGCGCGCGGCTTCCTCGACGTCATTCCGGCGCTCCGCAACCGCGAGTGCATCGTCTGCGGCGAGGGTGTGTCGATTCCAATCCGCGTCGCCTTCGACGATCTGGAGCGCGATCGCCGTCCCGCCTCGTCCGACCCGGCCTTCTCGGAGCTCTGGAAGCAGAGCGGCGACGAGGAGACGATGGTCGCCCGCGTCGTCAAGCGCTGGCGCGCGCAGGGGCGTTAG
- a CDS encoding M23 family metallopeptidase, translated as MGAGQGGGAATLSLDRSIVRSPTAPGLGDRLQDLRARIEELDLVTDLGVRIGSREWLRGLGTCAALSYAAWSFAPGIEPLHGATPAPMPDAHWEEARTLAIAPLALGADTGRRMAPTDAVEPLTDTPERPRIDLLATLGRGDGLARVLERAGVAGAEAEAVAEMVAAAITLDEIKPGTTIDITLGRRPNKTVARPLEALTFRARFDLELGVERMNGALALKRIPIAVDDTPLRIQGKVGSSLYRAARAAGAPAKAIEAYLRAIATQVSIGSIGADDEFDIIIEHRRAATGETETGKLLYAALERSRGKDIELMQWDHGGRTQWFEASGVGKSSGMLQRPVPGRVTSNFGKRRHPILGYTRMHKGMDFRAGHGTPILAATDGRVSFAGRSGGYGKQVRIKHDGGIATSYSHMSRIAVKSGERVKQGEVIGYVGSTGLSTGPHLHYELYRNGVPVNPASVKFTSRAQLSGRDLANFRSQLRRLQSVPVAGSKAEATAVADAGKKPDIA; from the coding sequence ATGGGTGCCGGACAGGGCGGCGGAGCGGCGACTCTCAGCCTCGACCGTTCGATCGTCCGCTCGCCCACCGCGCCCGGCTTGGGCGACCGGCTCCAGGATCTGCGCGCCCGGATCGAGGAGCTCGATCTCGTCACCGACCTCGGCGTCCGCATCGGCTCGCGCGAATGGCTGCGCGGCCTCGGCACCTGCGCCGCGCTTTCATACGCCGCCTGGTCCTTCGCACCCGGCATCGAGCCGCTGCACGGCGCCACCCCTGCCCCAATGCCCGACGCCCATTGGGAGGAGGCCCGCACCCTCGCCATCGCGCCGCTCGCGCTCGGTGCCGATACCGGCCGCCGGATGGCGCCGACCGACGCCGTCGAGCCGCTCACCGATACGCCCGAGCGGCCGCGCATCGACCTGCTCGCAACCCTCGGCCGCGGCGACGGCCTTGCCCGCGTGCTTGAACGCGCCGGCGTCGCCGGTGCGGAGGCCGAAGCGGTCGCCGAAATGGTGGCGGCGGCCATTACACTCGATGAGATCAAGCCCGGAACGACGATCGACATCACGCTTGGCCGCCGCCCGAACAAGACGGTGGCGCGTCCGCTCGAGGCGCTCACCTTCCGCGCCCGCTTCGACCTGGAGCTGGGGGTCGAACGCATGAACGGCGCGCTGGCGCTGAAGCGCATTCCGATCGCCGTCGACGACACGCCGCTGCGCATCCAGGGCAAGGTCGGCTCCAGCCTCTACCGCGCCGCCCGCGCCGCCGGCGCGCCGGCCAAGGCGATCGAGGCCTATCTCCGCGCCATCGCCACCCAGGTCAGCATCGGCAGCATCGGTGCCGACGACGAGTTCGACATCATTATCGAGCATCGCCGCGCCGCCACCGGCGAAACCGAGACGGGCAAGCTCCTCTACGCCGCGCTCGAGCGATCGCGGGGCAAGGATATCGAGCTAATGCAGTGGGACCATGGCGGCCGGACCCAATGGTTCGAAGCCTCTGGTGTCGGCAAGTCGAGCGGCATGCTGCAGCGCCCCGTTCCGGGGCGCGTGACCTCCAATTTCGGCAAGCGCCGCCATCCGATCCTCGGCTATACCCGCATGCACAAGGGCATGGACTTCCGCGCCGGCCATGGCACGCCGATCCTGGCGGCGACGGATGGGCGGGTCAGCTTCGCCGGCCGCAGCGGCGGCTATGGCAAACAGGTCCGCATCAAGCATGATGGCGGCATCGCGACCTCCTATTCGCATATGAGCCGGATCGCGGTGAAATCGGGCGAGCGCGTCAAACAGGGCGAGGTGATCGGCTATGTCGGATCGACCGGCCTGTCGACCGGGCCGCACCTCCATTACGAGCTTTATCGCAACGGCGTCCCCGTCAATCCCGCCTCGGTGAAGTTCACCAGCCGGGCCCAGCTCAGCGGACGGGACCTCGCCAATTTCCGCAGCCAGCTGCGCCGCCTGCAATCCGTGCCCGTCGCCGGCAGCAAGGCGGAAGCGACGGCCGTCGCCGACGCCGGCAAGAAGCCGGACATCGCCTGA
- a CDS encoding helicase-related protein yields MSDFARAPLAAILGPTNTGKTHLAVERMCAHSSGMIGFPLRLLAREVYDRVVKIKGESQVALITGEEKILPKDARWFLCTAESMPMERDFAFVALDEAQLGADPERGHVFTDRMLHARGREETMILGSESLKPMIRALLSEAEIIGRPRFSTLSYAGPAKLSRLPPRSAVVAFSAEQVYAVAEMLRRMRGGAAVVMGALSPRTRNAQVAMYQAGEVDYLVATDAIGMGLNMDVSHVAFAGLSKFDGRRRRRLTPAEMAQIAGRAGRHQRDGTFGALTLEGEHGAEFRPEEIEAIEEHRFTPLDHLFWREGDPDFRSLDALIRSLERRPGDQQLWAAPEAIDLAVLKRLAEDPDVRRRAAGPDRVRRLWAACGLPDFRKTGADHHARLVARLYGDLSEGDGRIPTGWFAEQVARLDNVQGDIDTLADRIAGVRTWAYIAHRADWLHDPANLAERTREVEEKLSDALHERLTQRFVDRRTAVLMRDIGGKNAGEFPVMIDEEGEVSVGSYAIGRLTGFDFQVDPAARHADRKMLLATAERRLGGEYEKRAGALVADSDDHFSLRTEAGEPVAILWRGHEVARLGPGKNLLSPRVLLDKKIERVSDRSREAVIERLKTWVKARVEQSLRPLRAAGLAARDPGTPPAVRSVLAMLVDEGGIVARAAVAEPVASLEREQRRVLSRLKVRIGALDLFMPDMLKPEAMRWRTALRTAAAGEPMPALPPPGSVVLPTPDDGSRPLVTRLGFRPLGPQMLRVDLVERLARHAHEARNGKQASAVDETLVTSLGLQPPAIARLMRDLGFRPAKNAQGWTWKGRGRPRPERKVHPGHAFAALAELRRNG; encoded by the coding sequence ATGAGCGATTTCGCCCGGGCGCCGCTGGCGGCCATCTTGGGGCCGACCAACACCGGCAAGACGCATCTGGCGGTCGAGCGGATGTGCGCCCATTCGAGCGGGATGATCGGCTTCCCGCTGCGGCTCCTGGCTCGGGAAGTCTACGACCGCGTCGTGAAGATCAAGGGCGAGAGCCAGGTTGCCCTCATCACCGGCGAAGAGAAAATCCTGCCGAAGGACGCCCGCTGGTTCCTCTGCACGGCGGAATCGATGCCGATGGAGCGGGACTTCGCCTTCGTCGCGCTCGACGAGGCCCAACTCGGCGCCGATCCCGAGCGCGGTCATGTGTTCACCGATCGCATGCTCCACGCGCGGGGGCGAGAGGAGACGATGATCCTCGGCTCGGAGAGCCTGAAGCCGATGATCCGCGCCCTGCTGTCCGAGGCCGAGATCATCGGCCGACCGCGCTTCTCGACGCTCTCCTATGCCGGTCCTGCCAAACTGTCCCGCCTTCCGCCGCGCTCCGCCGTCGTCGCCTTCTCGGCCGAGCAGGTCTATGCCGTGGCCGAGATGCTGCGCCGGATGCGCGGCGGCGCGGCGGTGGTGATGGGCGCGCTCTCGCCCCGCACCCGCAACGCGCAGGTGGCGATGTACCAGGCGGGCGAGGTCGATTATCTGGTCGCGACCGACGCGATCGGCATGGGGCTCAACATGGATGTGAGCCACGTCGCCTTTGCAGGTCTCTCCAAGTTCGACGGGCGCCGCCGCCGCCGGTTGACCCCCGCCGAAATGGCCCAGATCGCCGGCCGCGCCGGCCGTCACCAGCGCGACGGCACCTTCGGCGCTCTGACCCTGGAAGGCGAGCATGGCGCGGAGTTTCGCCCGGAGGAGATCGAAGCCATCGAGGAGCATCGCTTCACGCCGCTCGATCATCTCTTCTGGCGGGAGGGCGATCCCGACTTCCGCAGCCTCGATGCCCTCATCCGGTCGCTCGAGCGCCGCCCGGGCGACCAGCAACTCTGGGCCGCGCCCGAGGCGATCGACCTCGCCGTGCTGAAACGTCTCGCCGAGGACCCGGACGTGCGGCGTCGCGCGGCCGGTCCGGATCGGGTGCGCCGCCTCTGGGCCGCTTGCGGTCTCCCCGATTTCCGCAAGACGGGCGCGGACCATCACGCCCGGCTGGTGGCGCGGCTCTACGGCGATCTAAGCGAGGGCGACGGCCGCATCCCTACCGGCTGGTTTGCCGAGCAGGTGGCGCGGCTCGACAATGTCCAGGGTGACATCGACACACTCGCCGATCGGATCGCAGGGGTGCGCACCTGGGCCTATATCGCCCACCGTGCCGACTGGCTGCACGATCCCGCCAACCTGGCCGAACGCACCCGCGAGGTCGAGGAGAAGCTCTCCGACGCGCTGCACGAGCGGCTCACCCAGCGCTTCGTCGACCGGCGCACTGCCGTCCTTATGCGCGACATCGGCGGCAAGAATGCCGGCGAGTTCCCGGTGATGATCGACGAGGAGGGGGAGGTCAGCGTCGGCAGCTATGCGATCGGGCGCCTCACCGGATTCGACTTTCAGGTCGATCCCGCCGCCCGCCACGCCGACCGCAAGATGCTGCTCGCCACCGCGGAGCGGCGCCTCGGCGGCGAATATGAAAAGCGCGCCGGCGCGCTGGTCGCCGACAGTGACGATCATTTCTCACTCCGCACCGAGGCGGGGGAGCCGGTCGCCATCCTTTGGCGCGGCCATGAGGTGGCGCGGCTCGGCCCCGGCAAGAACCTCCTCAGCCCGCGCGTGCTCCTCGACAAGAAGATCGAGCGGGTGTCGGATCGGAGCCGCGAGGCCGTCATCGAAAGGCTGAAGACCTGGGTGAAGGCGCGGGTCGAGCAATCGCTGAGGCCGCTCCGCGCCGCGGGACTGGCGGCGCGCGATCCGGGGACGCCGCCGGCGGTCCGCTCGGTGCTCGCCATGCTGGTCGACGAAGGCGGGATCGTCGCCCGCGCCGCCGTCGCCGAGCCGGTGGCGAGCCTGGAGCGGGAGCAGCGAAGGGTCCTGTCCCGCCTGAAGGTACGGATCGGCGCTCTCGATCTTTTCATGCCCGACATGCTGAAGCCGGAGGCGATGCGCTGGCGCACGGCGCTTCGCACGGCGGCGGCGGGGGAGCCGATGCCCGCTTTGCCGCCGCCCGGCAGCGTCGTCCTACCCACGCCGGACGACGGATCGCGCCCGCTGGTCACGCGGCTCGGTTTTCGGCCACTCGGCCCACAGATGCTACGTGTCGATCTCGTCGAGCGGCTGGCGCGCCACGCCCATGAAGCCCGGAACGGCAAGCAGGCGAGCGCCGTCGACGAAACCCTCGTCACCTCGCTGGGGCTTCAGCCGCCGGCCATTGCTCGGCTGATGCGCGACTTGGGCTTCCGGCCGGCAAAGAACGCGCAGGGCTGGACCTGGAAGGGCCGGGGCAGGCCGAGGCCGGAGCGAAAGGTTCATCCCGGCCACGCCTTCGCCGCGCTGGCGGAGCTTCGCCGCAATGGCTGA
- a CDS encoding RNA-binding S4 domain-containing protein, whose protein sequence is MAEADSLRLDKFLWFARIVKTRGQAQAMAEQGRIRMAGRVIDRAHALVRVGDVLSFAQRGAVRVIRIDMLPVRRGPPAEARALYVELPAEQPSDVGVE, encoded by the coding sequence ATGGCTGAGGCGGACAGCTTGCGGCTCGACAAGTTCCTCTGGTTCGCCCGGATTGTGAAGACGCGCGGTCAAGCCCAGGCGATGGCGGAGCAGGGACGGATCCGAATGGCCGGGCGTGTCATCGATCGCGCCCACGCCCTGGTGCGGGTCGGCGACGTGCTGAGCTTCGCCCAGCGCGGCGCCGTGCGGGTGATCAGGATCGACATGCTGCCCGTGCGACGCGGCCCGCCGGCCGAGGCTCGGGCGCTCTATGTTGAGTTGCCTGCCGAGCAGCCTTCCGACGTCGGGGTTGAATAG
- the fdxA gene encoding ferredoxin FdxA: protein MTYVVTDACIRCKYMDCVEVCPVDCFYEGENMLVINPSECIDCGVCEPECPAEAILPDTESGLEKWLELNATYSAEWPNITRKKDSPPDADEHKGEEGKFEKYFSADPGEGD, encoded by the coding sequence ATGACCTATGTCGTCACCGATGCCTGCATCCGCTGCAAATATATGGATTGCGTGGAAGTCTGTCCGGTGGACTGCTTCTACGAGGGCGAGAACATGCTGGTGATCAATCCCAGCGAATGCATCGATTGCGGCGTGTGCGAGCCCGAATGCCCGGCCGAGGCGATCCTGCCCGACACCGAGTCCGGCCTCGAGAAGTGGCTGGAGCTGAACGCCACCTATTCCGCCGAATGGCCCAACATCACCCGCAAGAAGGACAGTCCGCCCGACGCCGACGAACATAAGGGCGAGGAAGGCAAGTTCGAAAAATATTTCTCGGCCGATCCGGGCGAGGGCGACTGA
- a CDS encoding CarD family transcriptional regulator has translation MATKALNFDVGDYVVYPKHGVGRVVELQSTDIAGMQLELYVLRFEKERMTLRVPTNKAESVGMRKLSSDKTLRDALETLKGKPKVKRTMWSRRAQEYEAKINSGDLISIAEVTRDLFRADDQPEQSYSERQIFEAASSRLARELAAMEQVDEPTALEKILDILNKAAAIYNKEKVAEK, from the coding sequence ATGGCAACGAAGGCGTTGAACTTCGACGTTGGCGATTATGTCGTTTACCCCAAGCACGGCGTCGGCCGCGTCGTCGAACTGCAGAGCACCGATATCGCCGGCATGCAGCTGGAACTTTACGTCCTGCGCTTTGAGAAGGAGCGGATGACGCTCCGCGTTCCGACCAACAAGGCGGAGAGCGTCGGCATGCGCAAGCTGTCGTCCGACAAGACGCTGAGGGACGCGCTGGAGACGCTGAAGGGCAAGCCGAAGGTGAAGCGCACCATGTGGTCGCGCCGCGCCCAGGAATATGAGGCGAAGATCAATTCCGGCGACCTCATCTCGATCGCCGAGGTGACCCGCGACCTCTTCCGCGCCGACGACCAGCCCGAGCAGAGCTATTCGGAGCGGCAGATTTTCGAGGCCGCCTCCAGCCGCCTCGCCCGCGAGCTGGCGGCGATGGAGCAGGTCGACGAGCCGACCGCACTCGAGAAGATCCTCGACATCCTCAACAAGGCCGCGGCTATCTACAACAAGGAAAAGGTCGCGGAGAAATAA
- a CDS encoding head GIN domain-containing protein, which produces MRGFYVLLPALAVAACGFGADAQEGESSEYDGRIVQRAYDVGGFDSVSLGGHHNVVVTVGPAASVRAEGPASEIDRLKIEVEDGDLHIGTKKDRKWFGSTHSRRPVTVHVTTPTLAAAAIGGSGDMRIDAVEGSRFSASIGGSGDMNIASLRVDSADFSIAGSGGIHAAGTAGRTNVSIAGSGDIDLAKLESRRADVSIVGSGDVSARAMESADVSIMGSGDVVISGTARCSVNKMGSGDVRCGG; this is translated from the coding sequence ATGCGCGGCTTTTATGTTCTTTTGCCCGCCCTCGCCGTCGCCGCCTGCGGCTTCGGCGCCGACGCCCAGGAGGGGGAGTCGAGCGAGTATGACGGCCGGATCGTCCAGCGCGCCTATGATGTCGGCGGCTTCGACTCCGTTTCCCTTGGTGGCCATCACAATGTGGTGGTGACGGTCGGGCCCGCCGCATCGGTTCGCGCCGAAGGACCAGCCTCGGAAATCGACCGGCTCAAGATCGAAGTCGAGGATGGCGATCTCCACATCGGCACGAAAAAGGACCGCAAATGGTTCGGCTCCACGCACAGCCGACGACCGGTCACCGTCCATGTGACGACGCCGACCCTCGCCGCCGCCGCCATCGGGGGCTCCGGCGACATGCGCATCGACGCAGTCGAAGGGAGCCGCTTCTCCGCTTCCATCGGCGGATCGGGCGACATGAACATCGCCTCGCTACGCGTCGACTCGGCCGACTTCTCGATCGCCGGCTCGGGCGGCATCCATGCCGCCGGCACCGCCGGCCGCACCAATGTGTCGATCGCCGGATCAGGCGACATCGACCTCGCCAAGCTGGAGAGCAGGCGCGCCGACGTGTCGATCGTGGGCTCGGGTGACGTCAGTGCTCGGGCGATGGAAAGCGCCGACGTGTCGATCATGGGCTCGGGTGACGTGGTGATCAGTGGCACGGCCCGCTGCTCCGTCAATAAGATGGGTTCCGGCGACGTCCGCTGCGGCGGCTGA
- a CDS encoding head GIN domain-containing protein yields the protein MTRIMLAVLALALCVPAHAAERRYTVTDFDRIRVEGPFIVTMVTGKPPSAVASGSSQALDRVSIDVEGRTLRISPNRSAWGGYPGESPGPTEIAISGHELRAATVNGSGRLVIDEVDAMRFDVAVTGSGALSVGGVKADKLFVSLLGSGRIFLAGKAESVTAAISGSGDFDAAGLTAEQAEITADTAGAIAVTVSETAEVTATGSGDTTIRGSPSCKVKSRGVGAVACGN from the coding sequence ATGACCAGGATCATGCTCGCCGTCCTCGCTCTCGCCCTGTGCGTGCCGGCTCATGCCGCCGAGCGGCGCTACACCGTCACCGACTTCGACCGCATCCGGGTCGAAGGTCCCTTCATCGTGACAATGGTGACCGGCAAGCCGCCGTCCGCCGTCGCCTCCGGTAGCAGCCAGGCGCTGGATCGCGTGTCGATCGACGTCGAGGGCCGAACCCTCCGCATCTCCCCCAACCGCTCCGCCTGGGGTGGCTATCCGGGGGAAAGCCCCGGCCCCACCGAGATCGCGATCTCCGGCCATGAGCTGCGCGCCGCCACGGTCAACGGGTCGGGCCGGCTCGTCATAGACGAGGTCGACGCCATGCGTTTCGATGTCGCCGTGACGGGAAGCGGGGCTCTCTCCGTCGGCGGCGTCAAGGCAGACAAGCTGTTCGTCAGCCTGCTCGGCTCAGGCCGCATTTTTCTGGCCGGGAAGGCGGAAAGCGTCACCGCGGCGATCAGCGGCAGCGGCGACTTCGACGCCGCCGGGCTCACCGCCGAGCAGGCCGAAATCACCGCCGATACGGCGGGCGCCATCGCCGTCACCGTGAGCGAGACCGCCGAAGTGACCGCCACCGGCTCCGGCGACACCACCATTCGTGGGTCGCCCTCATGCAAGGTCAAGTCGCGCGGGGTCGGCGCCGTCGCCTGCGGCAACTGA
- a CDS encoding DUF1489 family protein gives MGTLHISKVAVACASFEALKKRQAGRIADGIVPLTTRFRPKRADELVGGSLYWIIKHRIAARQTILGFAEGEERRTIIRLDPALVPVQARPKRAHQGWRYLANDDAPADLASEGDGLAALPPRLVVELSSLALI, from the coding sequence ATGGGCACGCTCCATATCAGCAAGGTCGCCGTCGCCTGTGCCAGCTTCGAGGCGCTGAAGAAAAGGCAGGCGGGGCGGATCGCCGACGGCATCGTGCCGTTGACCACTCGTTTCCGGCCGAAGCGGGCGGACGAGTTGGTTGGGGGATCGCTCTACTGGATCATCAAGCATCGGATCGCCGCCCGGCAGACCATCCTTGGCTTCGCCGAGGGCGAGGAGCGGCGGACGATCATCCGGCTCGACCCGGCGCTCGTTCCGGTTCAGGCCCGGCCGAAGCGAGCCCATCAAGGCTGGCGCTATCTCGCCAATGACGATGCGCCCGCCGATCTCGCCAGCGAGGGCGACGGCCTGGCGGCCCTGCCGCCGCGGCTGGTCGTCGAATTGTCTTCGCTGGCGCTGATCTAG